From a region of the Leishmania major strain Friedlin complete genome, chromosome 4 genome:
- a CDS encoding putative heat shock protein: MLPRQCSGELYQVLELDAQCTTAEISQQYRRLALRYHPDRNAGATVEQFQRIEEAHRVLSDLRQRQLYDTVGREGLKQLGDYGSGMVGSLLLAVGNVAAGCLLLGFMTASLFIALLISCYKIDAPREWPSWGVVLIPVWCFLPVLLLASLTVMMTSVRRGMYILLLPSVRLLLCVVIATTTAAALDHRIAPLTAFIPWLIWYVLGTVSDLAMLVPTVYSRTHSPLFGEGEDAGVRGNHHTNTSVEDPFLWPGSGHGEASSIDESEATHSSGAEGGFGNDSFLSQPWKTARYWREVAEVLFEAVCVYTFLALAFRRAVQQQAYLGSLHSLPRSRGTAGDSIAAAPPVLSFWVILAPLMTYFGVHVLISVLEGSFMDSTVATTPASPEETPVAQSTSPNAAAPSSSPQQCTHRRRVSCRERVANVILRVFPSACGLYMTCMWAMKGEYEYNKRTSGPDPSAFLAFLPILVVLGALAFLVCCGGCLVMCIGSAVFPAESAAADFAATGGSGASHVSAGRNSRERNYRSTVSRTSPTSGNRSHTHARPSQHAGGTGAATLPSFRGGSATDVAIEQVD, translated from the coding sequence ATGCTTCCACGTCAATGCAGTGGTGAGCTGTACCAGGTGCTGGAGCTCGATGCGCAGTGCACCACGGCTGAGATTTCGCAGCAgtaccgccgcctcgccctgCGCTACCACCCCGATCGCAATGCAGGTGCCACTGTCGAGCAGTTCCAGCGGatcgaggaggcgcaccgcgTCCTCAGCGATCTGCGACAGCGTCAGCTGTACGACACCGTCGGTCGCGAAGGCCTGAAGCAGCTCGGCGACTACGGCAGTGGAATGGTAGGCAGCTTGCTGCTAGCCGTCGGCAACGTTGCCGCAGGATGTCTTCTCCTCGGCTTcatgacggcgtcgctgttTATCGCGCTGCTCATCAGCTGCTACAAAATTGACGCGCCACGCGAGTGGCCCTCGTGGGGTGTTGTGCTCATTCCTGTCTGGTGCTtcctgccggtgctgctgctggccagCCTCACGGTGATGATGACGAGTGTGCGCCGTGGCATGTACATCCTGCTGCTCCCCAGTGTACGCCTTCTTCTCTGCGTCGTGATCGCGACGACAACAGCGGCCGCGCTCGATCACCGCATCGCCCCTCTCACCGCCTTCATTCCGTGGCTGATTTGGTACGTCCTGGGTACGGTGAGTGACCTCGCAATGCTGGTGCCGACAGTGTactcgcgcacgcactcgcccTTGTTCGGTGAGGGGGAAGACGCCGGCGTCCGCGGCAATCATCACACGAACACCTCGGTCGAGGATCCGTTCCTGTGGCCTGGCAGTGGCCACGGTGAGGCCAGCAGCATCGATGAATCGGAGGCGActcacagcagcggcgccgaaggCGGTTTCGGCAATGACTCCTTTCTCTCGCAGCCATGGAAGACGGCGCGGTACTGGCGCGAGGTGGCCGAGGTGTTGTTCGAggcggtgtgcgtgtacacCTTCCTTGCCTTGGCGTTTCGACgcgccgtgcagcagcaggcgtaTCTCGGAAGCCTGCATTCGCTTCCGCGAAGCAGGGGCACCGCCGGCGacagcatcgctgccgcgcctcccGTGCTGAGCTTCTGGGTGATTCTCGCGCCGCTGATGACGTACTTCGGCGTACATGTGCTGATCAGCGTGCTCGAGGGCTCTTTCATGGACTCGACGGTGGCCACAACGCCAGCGTCTCCAGAGGAGACGCCCGTCGCTCAAAGCACGAGCCCCAACGCGGCGGCcccatcgtcgtcgccgcagcagtgcacgcaccgtcgccgtgtCAGTTGCAGGGAGCGCGTCGCCAACGTCATTCTTCGCGTCTTCCCGTCGGCGTGTGGACTGTACATGACGTGCATGTGGGCGATGAAGGGAGAGTACGAGTACAACAAGCGCACCAGCGGCCCCGACCCGTCGGCGTTCCTTGCTTTCCTCCCCATCCTTGTCGTTCTCGGGGCCCTGGCCTTCCTTGTCTGCTGCGGCGGGTGTTTGGTGATGTGCATTGGTAGCGCCGTGTTCCCCGCAgagagcgcggcggccgacTTTGCTGCCActggtggtagtggtgccTCGCACGTTTCCGCGGGGCGcaacagcagagagagaaactACCGCAGCACTGTGTCTCGCACGTCGCCGACCAGCGGTAACCGCAGCCACACTCACGCAAGACCTAGCCAGCATGCGGGAGGCACCGGCGCGGCTACGCTGCCGAGCTTTCGAGGCGGAAGCGCCACGGATGTCGCTATCGAGCAAGTCGATTAG